Proteins encoded within one genomic window of Verrucomicrobiota bacterium:
- a CDS encoding CmpA/NrtA family ABC transporter substrate-binding protein produces the protein MKWTSKVHKKLQPDHAILRLGYVSLLDSAPIVIGKELGFFDKEGLRVKISKVLGWASVRDKIIYSELDASQAVVGLPFAVSLGLGCPVRPCITPMILNLHGNSITLSEKIANNGVFDARSLGEWKSTVHKKLVFGVVSKVSTHYFLMKEFLLMAGLEEMRDYELVVIPPPLVCANLESGTIDGFCVGEPWNSIAAKKKSGRIIARSADLSPGHPEKVLMMTEEFAHKRHDEVILLNRALLNACEYCEENSELVAEIMARKEYLNIPAALLFDCLRGKSFEAIPSQQLSSILNPFIFRRFDANRPSWAKEDWILQRMVAQGMASEQFRRSERIQRVIFREDIFDASTALTQKKTSSTPLALSIKH, from the coding sequence ATGAAATGGACAAGCAAAGTGCATAAAAAATTACAACCTGATCATGCGATTTTGAGGTTGGGTTATGTCTCGCTCCTGGATAGTGCCCCCATTGTGATCGGTAAAGAGCTTGGATTTTTCGATAAAGAGGGACTGAGAGTGAAGATCAGTAAAGTACTGGGATGGGCGTCTGTCAGGGATAAAATCATCTACTCAGAATTAGATGCATCACAAGCCGTGGTTGGATTGCCTTTCGCGGTGAGCCTCGGCCTGGGGTGCCCCGTTCGTCCCTGTATCACTCCCATGATCCTGAATCTCCACGGTAACTCTATTACATTATCTGAAAAAATCGCCAACAACGGAGTCTTTGACGCCCGGTCATTAGGAGAATGGAAATCCACCGTCCATAAGAAACTTGTTTTCGGCGTGGTATCAAAGGTCTCCACACACTATTTTTTAATGAAGGAATTTCTTTTGATGGCCGGCTTAGAAGAAATGCGGGATTATGAACTGGTCGTGATTCCCCCCCCGCTGGTCTGTGCAAACCTCGAGTCAGGAACAATCGATGGATTTTGTGTAGGAGAGCCTTGGAACTCCATTGCAGCAAAAAAGAAATCCGGACGGATCATTGCCCGGAGTGCTGATTTGTCCCCCGGACATCCCGAAAAAGTCCTGATGATGACAGAGGAATTTGCACACAAACGGCATGATGAAGTGATTTTATTAAACAGAGCCCTCTTGAATGCTTGTGAATACTGCGAGGAAAATTCCGAGCTAGTAGCCGAAATAATGGCACGCAAAGAATATCTCAATATCCCAGCAGCTTTACTTTTTGATTGTTTACGCGGGAAATCTTTTGAAGCCATCCCCTCTCAGCAACTTTCCAGCATACTAAATCCATTTATTTTCCGACGCTTTGATGCCAACCGCCCGTCTTGGGCCAAAGAAGATTGGATCCTCCAACGAATGGTAGCCCAAGGCATGGCGTCTGAACAATTCCGCCGCTCGGAACGTATCCAACGGGTCATTTTTCGTGAAGACATCTTTGATGCATCGACAGCTCTCACGCAGAAAAAAACCTCATCCACACCTTTAGCATTATCAATCAAACACTAA
- a CDS encoding LysR family transcriptional regulator: MSFLNYHHLRYFRAIANDGNLTRAAQRLNISQSALSIQLRKLEESLGQPLFERKNKSLILTEAGRITLDYAESIFLAGEELMDTLHHRDAGRRQILRIGSVTTLSRNFQIGLLAPFIDKPGTELIIRSGNLRELLIQLEAHTIDLILSNLPVHRDSNTRWHSHLIDEQPVSLVGRPGKSSKKFRFPDDLSTIPLNLPGPESNIRAAFDLLLSQEGIRPIIAAEVDDMGMLRVMARNSNALTLVPQIVVKDELTQGLLTEWYRFPQIKESFYAITPDRKFPNQLVKDLIAPQTKKFAQSKSSVKIK, translated from the coding sequence ATGTCTTTCCTGAACTACCATCATCTCCGTTATTTCAGAGCGATCGCTAATGACGGTAACCTCACCCGTGCAGCGCAGCGCCTGAATATCTCTCAATCCGCCTTGAGCATCCAGCTCCGCAAACTCGAAGAAAGCCTGGGGCAACCACTCTTTGAAAGGAAAAATAAATCGCTGATCCTGACAGAGGCTGGCCGTATCACCCTTGATTATGCCGAGTCCATTTTCCTCGCGGGGGAGGAGCTCATGGACACCTTGCATCACCGTGATGCCGGCAGACGCCAGATCCTCCGGATAGGTTCGGTCACCACCCTGTCACGGAATTTCCAGATCGGTCTCCTCGCGCCCTTCATCGACAAACCCGGCACGGAACTCATCATCCGCTCGGGGAACCTGCGCGAACTCCTCATTCAACTCGAAGCCCACACGATCGACCTGATCCTTTCCAACCTCCCCGTCCACCGGGACTCGAATACACGCTGGCACAGTCACCTCATCGATGAGCAGCCCGTCAGCCTCGTGGGTCGACCCGGGAAATCCTCAAAAAAATTCCGGTTCCCAGATGATCTCAGCACAATTCCCCTGAATCTCCCGGGGCCCGAAAGCAATATCCGGGCGGCTTTCGACCTCCTCCTCAGCCAAGAGGGGATCCGCCCCATCATTGCCGCCGAGGTCGACGACATGGGCATGCTCCGAGTCATGGCGCGGAATTCCAATGCCCTCACCCTTGTCCCCCAGATTGTGGTGAAGGACGAACTCACCCAAGGACTCCTGACGGAATGGTACCGTTTCCCCCAGATCAAAGAAAGTTTTTACGCCATCACCCCAGACCGTAAATTTCCCAATCAACTCGTCAAAGACTTGATCGCCCCCCAAACCAAAAAGTTTGCCCAGTCAAAAAGCTCGGTCAAAATTAAATAA
- a CDS encoding lysophospholipid acyltransferase family protein: MNFPRACIRLIRLAWVLGSSALEYVLISKSRSDDPVKIKAAQIAWGSRVAGKLVNIFGLKINVFGACPKKGCLVSNHLGYLDIFVLYSLCPFVFVGKADIARWPFFGWLATHGGILYIKREQRGDVARVIAEIRHLLGAGLQVAFFPEGTSSRGQEVLPFRSPLIESICEGQNPVTAAAIAYQDNARASYAGNDLLLPHLWRMLGTPAMEVNVRFSAPMLFHSSRKHTTQNLHNEVSRLHRSLHPELPLPANEQQTTAISV; this comes from the coding sequence ATGAATTTTCCACGTGCATGCATTAGATTAATCCGGCTGGCCTGGGTACTGGGTAGCAGTGCCTTGGAGTATGTACTCATCTCAAAATCTCGATCGGATGATCCGGTCAAAATAAAAGCCGCGCAAATCGCCTGGGGCTCGCGGGTCGCGGGTAAACTCGTGAATATTTTCGGTCTGAAAATCAATGTTTTTGGGGCCTGCCCGAAAAAGGGTTGCCTCGTCAGTAATCACCTCGGATACCTCGATATCTTTGTCCTCTATTCATTATGCCCTTTTGTTTTTGTCGGGAAAGCGGATATCGCCCGCTGGCCGTTTTTCGGATGGCTAGCGACCCACGGGGGCATACTCTATATTAAACGGGAGCAACGCGGTGATGTCGCACGGGTCATCGCCGAGATACGCCATTTGCTCGGAGCAGGATTACAAGTGGCCTTTTTCCCGGAAGGCACATCATCCCGCGGCCAAGAAGTGCTCCCCTTCCGTTCACCCTTGATTGAATCCATTTGTGAGGGGCAGAACCCTGTCACAGCGGCGGCCATCGCCTATCAGGACAATGCCCGGGCCAGTTATGCCGGTAACGACCTCCTGCTCCCCCATCTCTGGCGGATGCTCGGCACCCCTGCCATGGAAGTGAATGTCCGTTTTTCCGCTCCCATGCTCTTTCACTCCAGCCGGAAACATACCACCCAAAACCTGCATAATGAAGTCTCCCGTTTACACCGCAGTCTCCACCCCGAGTTGCCCCTGCCCGCTAACGAGCAACAGACTACTGCTATCTCCGTATAA
- a CDS encoding LysR family transcriptional regulator → MNIPLNSFHLSAFLAVAREGSFTAAARILNLSQPAISHSIKLLESDLECRLFEREGKSVRLTQAGEQLEVTAKRIFNDMDTARSEIKNLGLWGVGRLRLTSPITICQHLLPSVFREFKESFPRCKIDIRTSDTHQAIDDVINQDVNLAITLRPQDDLGLIFKALFSDELIFVVDPLHPWAKLKQAPLSDVKMQNLIIYTKNSSTFKMIEHYFSGLGVSLRLAIDMGSMEAIKEMVKIGLGIGIMPAWVARDEIDEGSLVGISFGSKKLRRQWGIIHRRTHSLSLAEETFVGLCRTAAEEFH, encoded by the coding sequence ATGAATATTCCCCTAAACAGTTTCCATCTCTCTGCATTCCTTGCGGTGGCCCGGGAGGGGAGCTTTACGGCGGCGGCCAGAATCCTCAATCTATCCCAGCCCGCCATTAGCCATTCAATCAAATTGCTAGAAAGCGATTTGGAATGCCGGTTATTCGAGCGTGAAGGCAAGAGCGTACGCCTGACCCAGGCCGGGGAACAACTCGAAGTGACCGCCAAACGCATATTCAATGATATGGATACTGCCCGTAGCGAGATTAAAAACTTGGGCTTATGGGGTGTCGGTCGCTTACGCCTGACAAGTCCCATCACCATTTGTCAGCACTTACTGCCTTCGGTTTTTCGCGAATTCAAAGAAAGTTTCCCCCGTTGTAAGATCGATATTAGGACCTCAGACACCCATCAGGCAATAGACGATGTCATTAATCAAGACGTTAATCTGGCGATTACCTTACGCCCTCAGGATGATCTCGGGCTGATTTTTAAGGCGCTATTTTCAGATGAACTTATCTTTGTCGTGGATCCCCTCCATCCATGGGCAAAGTTAAAACAAGCCCCTCTGAGCGATGTCAAAATGCAGAACTTGATTATCTATACCAAGAACAGCTCTACCTTTAAAATGATCGAACACTATTTTTCAGGCCTTGGGGTCTCACTGCGGCTGGCCATCGATATGGGGAGTATGGAAGCCATTAAAGAAATGGTCAAAATCGGATTAGGGATTGGAATCATGCCGGCTTGGGTAGCCCGCGATGAGATTGACGAAGGTTCGCTCGTCGGAATCTCATTTGGCTCAAAAAAATTAAGGAGGCAGTGGGGCATTATCCACCGTCGTACCCATTCTCTGAGCTTGGCCGAGGAAACTTTTGTAGGCCTTTGCCGTACTGCTGCCGAAGAATTCCATTAA
- a CDS encoding MBL fold metallo-hydrolase, which translates to MMIPLEDLYNDILSKSIRGRGLGYEEAAKKAEVNWADVTKLKEGHFRPGDEASLRKLAQVAQLNADALVASALKTWHPGEIETAQDFAMYATPYKNDIVVNSYLIWDRESHLAVAFDTGTDCDGMLDTIKQNQLQLHTILLTHSHGDHILEIDRLMQKTGCTRAFIGQREPVEGVQSTVKQGDSWQIARFKISALETGGHSAGGITYIVDGLSEEQSYAFVGDSIFSGSMGGGLVSFQDAFENNLRKILTLPDDTILCCGHGPLTTVGLEKKYNPFFAGRA; encoded by the coding sequence ATGATGATCCCTTTAGAAGATTTATACAACGATATCCTGTCCAAATCCATCCGGGGCCGCGGCCTTGGTTACGAGGAAGCCGCCAAAAAGGCCGAGGTGAACTGGGCTGATGTGACCAAACTCAAGGAAGGCCATTTCCGTCCGGGGGACGAAGCCTCCCTGCGCAAACTCGCGCAAGTTGCCCAGCTTAATGCCGATGCACTCGTCGCCAGCGCCTTAAAGACATGGCACCCCGGCGAGATCGAGACCGCCCAAGATTTCGCGATGTATGCGACCCCCTATAAAAATGACATCGTGGTGAATTCCTACCTGATCTGGGATCGTGAAAGCCATTTGGCCGTCGCTTTCGATACCGGCACCGATTGTGATGGTATGCTCGACACGATTAAACAAAATCAACTCCAGCTCCACACGATCCTGCTGACCCATTCACACGGCGACCATATCCTGGAGATCGACCGGCTCATGCAGAAAACCGGTTGCACCCGCGCCTTTATCGGGCAACGCGAACCCGTCGAGGGTGTCCAATCTACCGTGAAACAAGGTGACTCATGGCAAATTGCGCGGTTCAAAATCTCCGCGCTGGAAACGGGGGGACATTCCGCCGGGGGCATTACCTATATCGTCGATGGCCTGAGTGAGGAGCAATCCTACGCATTCGTGGGTGACTCGATTTTTTCAGGTTCCATGGGTGGGGGATTGGTGAGTTTCCAGGATGCGTTTGAGAATAATCTCCGCAAGATCCTGACCCTTCCGGACGATACGATCCTTTGCTGTGGTCACGGCCCTTTGACGACCGTGGGCCTCGAGAAAAAATACAACCCGTTTTTTGCCGGCCGTGCCTAA
- a CDS encoding xylose isomerase, with amino-acid sequence MATQKTPVLKQFMNFWTLWNYPNEKKPWSEEQRCKIIKEEGFTTAGIGASPEVAEIARKAGLDCVVYIDGSLKTYQDRLNAAVLCKPSRINVQACDHDTTPAEAVKVWIEMVKYAKTLGLDKIMDLEVHRDTCTETPEKTYEIARLYKQKTGQRINLCFDFSHFAVVKHISPPYRNRLLVDHVDLTQASLQLHLRPFNGHHCQVPLSNGKGVLTNDGKAYLEFVNDLLTEWIKGPQAKAGATLYVCPEFGPFGSGYGLSTFPDVYKDACLLRKETDKIWKSLVTKWKSGKLK; translated from the coding sequence ATGGCCACTCAAAAAACTCCCGTCTTAAAACAATTCATGAATTTCTGGACCTTATGGAATTATCCCAACGAGAAGAAACCCTGGTCTGAAGAGCAACGCTGCAAGATCATCAAAGAGGAGGGGTTCACCACCGCCGGCATCGGCGCCTCCCCTGAAGTCGCTGAAATCGCCCGCAAGGCCGGTTTGGATTGTGTGGTTTATATCGACGGCAGCCTGAAAACTTATCAGGACCGCCTCAATGCCGCTGTCCTATGTAAACCTTCCCGTATCAATGTCCAAGCCTGTGACCACGACACCACTCCGGCAGAAGCCGTGAAAGTCTGGATCGAAATGGTCAAATACGCAAAGACCCTCGGGCTCGATAAGATCATGGACTTGGAGGTGCACCGCGATACCTGTACAGAAACTCCCGAGAAAACCTACGAGATCGCCAGGCTCTACAAACAAAAGACTGGCCAACGCATTAATTTATGTTTCGATTTCTCCCACTTTGCCGTGGTCAAACACATCAGTCCTCCTTACCGTAACCGTCTCCTCGTTGATCATGTCGATCTGACCCAGGCCTCCCTCCAGCTCCACCTCCGCCCGTTTAATGGGCACCATTGCCAAGTCCCCTTGAGCAATGGCAAAGGGGTTCTGACTAATGATGGTAAGGCTTATCTGGAATTTGTCAATGACCTGCTCACTGAATGGATCAAAGGCCCACAAGCTAAAGCCGGTGCCACCCTCTATGTGTGTCCGGAGTTCGGACCTTTCGGGAGCGGTTACGGATTGAGCACATTCCCCGACGTTTACAAGGATGCCTGTCTCCTGCGCAAAGAAACCGATAAAATCTGGAAATCACTCGTCACGAAGTGGAAATCCGGAAAACTAAAATAA
- a CDS encoding NAD(P)-dependent oxidoreductase, with protein sequence MVDVIDFDEKRFVPTRVAFVGVGRMGANMARRLKDLGFNVTAVYDVNRVGAKALAKEIGCAAPEKLSEVSASADVIITVVTNDASMRSIFLAKGDNLLTSARSRIFVNCATLSPAIHLEVEKAAQKAGAKTLEACMASSITQARNGTLYLMCGGDVKVFEKVSPILNAMSVICRFVGKAGDAAKVKALVNMVMNINTAGLAEGLGLADAMKLDLSMVREVFSQTGANSRVLVTDGEDMQNRDHSCFFSGEHAAKDSGIALALAAEAKLNLPVAVASKAQFDKMVKLGIGDLDKSGVAELTFKGRTLHKK encoded by the coding sequence ATGGTGGATGTCATTGATTTCGACGAGAAACGTTTCGTCCCGACCAGAGTCGCATTTGTCGGTGTCGGACGGATGGGTGCGAATATGGCCCGCCGCTTGAAAGACCTCGGATTTAATGTCACGGCTGTTTATGACGTGAACCGTGTCGGGGCCAAAGCCCTCGCCAAGGAAATCGGTTGCGCCGCCCCGGAAAAACTCTCCGAAGTCAGCGCCTCCGCCGATGTGATCATCACCGTGGTGACTAATGACGCCTCGATGCGCTCGATCTTCCTCGCCAAAGGCGACAATCTCCTGACTAGTGCCCGCAGCCGTATATTCGTGAATTGCGCCACCCTCTCCCCGGCTATCCACCTCGAAGTCGAGAAAGCCGCCCAAAAAGCCGGTGCAAAAACTCTCGAAGCCTGTATGGCCTCCTCCATTACTCAAGCTCGTAACGGCACCCTCTATCTGATGTGTGGTGGTGACGTCAAAGTATTCGAGAAAGTTTCTCCTATCCTGAATGCGATGAGTGTGATCTGCCGTTTCGTCGGTAAAGCCGGGGACGCCGCGAAGGTCAAAGCCCTCGTAAATATGGTCATGAATATTAATACGGCCGGACTCGCAGAAGGCCTCGGCCTCGCCGACGCGATGAAGCTCGACTTGAGCATGGTCCGCGAAGTCTTCAGCCAGACCGGAGCAAATTCCCGCGTGCTGGTCACGGATGGTGAAGACATGCAGAACCGTGACCATAGCTGTTTCTTCTCCGGCGAACATGCCGCAAAAGACTCCGGCATCGCCCTAGCCCTGGCTGCCGAAGCGAAGCTTAATCTCCCCGTGGCCGTCGCCTCCAAAGCCCAGTTCGACAAAATGGTCAAGCTCGGTATCGGCGACCTCGACAAGTCCGGTGTGGCTGAGCTCACATTCAAAGGACGCACGCTCCACAAAAAGTAA
- a CDS encoding xylose isomerase, which yields MAIQKIPVLKQFANLWTLIHQPDIDDTKKEWSMDEKFKQAKKQGFDSVGIWADPDLFLPLAQKHKLALVVYIDSNAKNYKAKLEAAAKCKPARVNVQMCDHDTLPKDAVKVWLAMMEYAKKLGIADIIDLEVHRDTCTETPEKTYEIAKLYQQKTKKKIQMSFDFSHFAVVKHIYPPYKNRLLVERLDLTQFARQIHLRPFNGHHCQVPLTNGQGKISEEGKAYVEFVSDLLAEWLKGPQAKAGATLYVCPEFGPRCSAYGLTTFPDVWKDACLLRKETDKIWKKHLTAFKSGKLK from the coding sequence ATGGCTATCCAAAAAATACCTGTACTTAAACAATTCGCAAACCTCTGGACTTTGATCCACCAGCCTGACATCGATGATACGAAAAAAGAATGGTCGATGGACGAGAAATTCAAACAAGCCAAGAAACAAGGATTCGACTCTGTGGGCATCTGGGCTGACCCTGATCTCTTTTTGCCACTCGCTCAAAAACATAAACTGGCACTCGTCGTCTATATCGACTCGAATGCGAAAAATTATAAAGCTAAGCTCGAAGCTGCGGCTAAATGTAAACCCGCCCGTGTAAATGTCCAGATGTGTGACCACGACACCCTGCCAAAGGATGCCGTTAAAGTCTGGCTCGCCATGATGGAGTACGCAAAGAAACTGGGCATCGCTGATATCATTGATCTAGAGGTCCACCGTGATACTTGCACGGAAACCCCTGAGAAAACCTACGAGATCGCGAAGCTTTACCAGCAAAAGACTAAGAAAAAAATCCAGATGTCTTTCGACTTCTCGCACTTCGCCGTGGTCAAACACATTTATCCTCCTTACAAAAACCGTTTGCTCGTCGAACGCCTCGACCTGACGCAATTTGCGCGGCAAATACACCTGCGTCCTTTCAACGGTCACCATTGCCAGGTACCCCTGACAAATGGACAAGGTAAAATCTCCGAGGAAGGTAAAGCCTATGTCGAATTCGTCAGCGACCTGCTGGCCGAATGGCTCAAGGGCCCACAAGCCAAAGCCGGGGCCACCCTCTATGTGTGTCCGGAGTTTGGGCCTCGCTGTAGTGCCTACGGCCTGACCACATTCCCCGATGTCTGGAAAGATGCCTGCCTCCTGCGCAAGGAAACAGATAAAATCTGGAAAAAGCATCTCACTGCTTTCAAAAGCGGTAAATTAAAATAA
- a CDS encoding GNAT family N-acyltransferase — MQTHILSKVSRPEIPLKIAGGGTIPLADWTSTKGGFRVRFAMNADDIKKAQKLRYQIFNVELKEGLDTAHATGRDEDEFDAVCQHLIVEEIHSGQIVGTYRMQSGAQALCNRGYYCEREFEFSVFEPVRFEFIELGRACVARHARNLLVISLLWRGIAHYAFSAGVRYLAGCSSLTSQTPAEGVALFEVFARENLLSPDFPTVPLRHLDCRLLAKGKTNAPKTPKLMQAYLHLGAKICSPPAFDAEFKTIDFLTVLDLHKISHAHLLKLLGLEDSASLQRDDQGMTSL; from the coding sequence GTGCAGACACATATCCTTTCAAAAGTCTCTAGGCCGGAAATCCCGTTGAAAATTGCCGGGGGAGGAACGATCCCGTTGGCAGATTGGACCAGCACAAAGGGCGGGTTCCGGGTGCGTTTCGCCATGAATGCGGATGATATCAAAAAAGCCCAGAAACTCCGGTACCAGATATTTAATGTCGAACTCAAGGAAGGTCTCGATACCGCGCACGCCACGGGCCGGGACGAGGATGAATTTGACGCGGTCTGCCAGCATTTAATCGTCGAGGAAATCCACTCCGGCCAGATCGTCGGCACTTACCGGATGCAGTCGGGGGCGCAGGCCCTTTGTAACCGGGGATACTACTGTGAACGGGAGTTTGAATTCTCCGTTTTTGAGCCTGTGCGTTTTGAATTTATCGAGCTGGGCCGTGCTTGTGTGGCCCGGCATGCGCGCAATTTGCTCGTCATCAGCCTGCTCTGGCGTGGGATCGCCCATTACGCATTTTCTGCCGGAGTCCGTTATCTTGCGGGGTGCAGTTCCTTGACTTCCCAAACCCCTGCGGAAGGAGTCGCCCTTTTTGAGGTCTTCGCCCGGGAGAATCTTTTGTCTCCTGATTTCCCGACGGTTCCCTTGCGACATCTGGATTGCCGTCTCTTAGCAAAGGGGAAAACCAATGCCCCGAAAACCCCGAAACTCATGCAAGCTTACCTGCACCTCGGCGCAAAAATCTGTAGTCCCCCGGCCTTTGATGCGGAATTTAAAACCATCGACTTCCTGACAGTCCTCGACCTCCACAAAATCTCACACGCTCATTTGCTGAAGTTATTAGGATTAGAAGATTCAGCCAGCCTTCAAAGGGACGATCAGGGTATGACATCCCTATGA
- the fdhD gene encoding formate dehydrogenase accessory sulfurtransferase FdhD, with amino-acid sequence MNPSVTHCSKARITGSAPAQAQDDVLAVEEPLEIRVKGQSVAVTMRTPGHDEELATGFLVTEGIVTRPAQIAQIEYCQQGEAARLQNILNDFLTPDTPFHTARLQRNFYASSSCGICGKASIESIHGHFPPVTSSVQIAREIVYSLPDKLRAAQNVFEQTGSLHAAGLFSRAGDLLVLREDVGRHNAVDKVIGYAARSNLLPLDEHILFVSGRTSFEIIQKALSAGIAVIAAVSGPSSLAVALAQESGQTLIGFLRGQTFNIYSGEERIV; translated from the coding sequence ATGAATCCCAGTGTCACCCATTGTTCAAAAGCGAGGATCACCGGATCCGCCCCGGCGCAGGCTCAAGACGATGTCCTCGCCGTGGAGGAGCCCCTCGAAATCCGTGTCAAAGGCCAGAGTGTCGCCGTGACCATGCGCACCCCCGGCCATGATGAGGAGCTCGCCACAGGATTCCTCGTTACCGAAGGAATCGTCACCCGCCCGGCGCAAATTGCGCAAATCGAATATTGCCAGCAGGGTGAGGCCGCACGTCTCCAGAATATCCTTAATGACTTCCTGACACCTGATACCCCCTTTCACACCGCCCGCCTCCAGAGGAATTTCTATGCCTCGTCGAGCTGCGGGATCTGTGGCAAAGCATCGATAGAAAGTATCCACGGGCATTTCCCCCCGGTGACTTCCTCCGTGCAAATCGCGCGGGAGATCGTTTATTCGCTCCCGGACAAATTGCGCGCGGCACAAAATGTTTTTGAGCAGACGGGCTCACTCCATGCCGCCGGGCTTTTTAGCCGGGCGGGTGATTTGCTCGTGCTGCGTGAGGATGTCGGCCGTCATAATGCCGTGGACAAAGTCATCGGTTATGCCGCCCGGAGCAATTTGCTTCCGTTGGACGAGCACATCCTTTTTGTCAGTGGGCGGACGTCCTTTGAAATCATCCAAAAAGCCCTCTCCGCCGGTATCGCGGTCATCGCCGCCGTCTCCGGCCCATCGAGCCTCGCTGTCGCCCTCGCGCAAGAAAGCGGGCAAACCCTGATCGGTTTCCTACGCGGGCAAACTTTTAATATCTATAGTGGAGAGGAAAGAATCGTTTAA
- a CDS encoding potassium/proton antiporter codes for MPYPIEFIILTAAVLLIMGILANNISGKFGVPALLISLAIGMFAGSDGPGGIWFDDPWAAQFFGTVALASILFSGGMETKWLEIKPLMPKGVILSTVGVLITALVVTIACFYTYSIDFKIALLIGAIVSSTDAAAVFSVMNAAKVKLKGHLKPLLEFESGSNDPMAIMLVVGVIEWIKVPETTLAAFILIFVKQLGLGLFFGLVMGKLLVRFLHVMKFDFSALYPVLTIAAVFFIYGFTASLGGSGFLAVYVAGILVGNSRFYMKAPVKSFSDAVSWLMQILMFLILGLQVFPKQLPGVAWEGVFLSLVLILIARPLSVFISLSPFPMKTNEKFFISWVGLRGAVPIVLATMPLLAGIAYADAIFNLIFFMVLTSILIQGTTIPFMARLCKVSK; via the coding sequence ATGCCTTACCCCATTGAATTCATCATTCTCACCGCCGCAGTTCTTTTGATCATGGGTATACTGGCAAATAATATCTCGGGTAAATTTGGCGTGCCCGCCCTTTTAATTTCCTTGGCGATAGGAATGTTTGCCGGGAGTGATGGCCCGGGCGGGATTTGGTTTGACGACCCTTGGGCCGCACAATTTTTCGGAACCGTGGCCTTAGCCAGTATCCTTTTTTCTGGGGGGATGGAAACAAAATGGCTAGAGATCAAGCCTCTCATGCCCAAAGGTGTGATTCTTTCCACGGTCGGGGTGCTGATCACGGCACTGGTCGTGACAATCGCCTGTTTTTATACGTACTCGATCGACTTTAAAATCGCCTTGCTCATCGGGGCGATTGTTTCCAGTACGGATGCCGCCGCCGTTTTTTCGGTGATGAATGCCGCCAAAGTGAAGCTCAAGGGGCATTTAAAACCGCTTTTAGAGTTTGAATCCGGTAGTAACGACCCGATGGCCATCATGCTGGTGGTGGGCGTCATCGAATGGATCAAAGTCCCGGAAACCACCTTAGCCGCATTCATCCTGATTTTTGTGAAGCAGCTGGGGCTCGGACTTTTCTTCGGACTGGTGATGGGCAAGTTGCTCGTCCGATTCTTGCACGTGATGAAATTTGACTTTTCGGCTCTCTACCCCGTTTTAACTATCGCTGCTGTATTCTTTATTTATGGATTTACTGCGAGCCTCGGGGGGAGCGGGTTTCTCGCGGTGTATGTCGCGGGTATCCTGGTGGGTAATAGCCGCTTCTACATGAAAGCCCCGGTCAAATCTTTCTCCGACGCTGTTTCTTGGTTGATGCAGATTTTAATGTTCTTGATCCTGGGTTTACAGGTCTTTCCGAAACAACTCCCCGGCGTTGCTTGGGAAGGGGTATTCCTCTCGCTTGTCCTGATTTTAATCGCCCGGCCCCTGAGTGTCTTTATTTCCCTCTCCCCCTTCCCGATGAAAACCAATGAGAAATTTTTTATTTCCTGGGTCGGCCTACGCGGGGCCGTCCCGATTGTGCTGGCTACCATGCCTCTGCTAGCCGGTATCGCCTATGCCGATGCGATTTTTAACCTCATCTTTTTTATGGTCCTAACCTCCATCCTCATTCAAGGGACCACTATCCCCTTCATGGCCAGACTCTGCAAAGTCTCAAAGTGA